From the genome of Homo sapiens chromosome 6 genomic scaffold, GRCh38.p14 alternate locus group ALT_REF_LOCI_3 HSCHR6_MHC_DBB_CTG1:
ACTCAAAATTAAGTAACTCATTGCACTGCGAGGCGGCAACACACACCAGTTGGAGCAGTGATTGAGAATCATGTGACACATTCAGATCCCACTTCCACCTCCTCCTCATGGTGTGATGGGGGAAGGGGGACAAGGCAacatacctcagtttccttatccataaaatagGGGTCATCATGCCCCTCACAGGGTGGAGTGAAGAGAGTCTGTCAAAGAGAAAGATGTTCAACAAAGGTTTCTTCCTTAGCTGCTGCtgttccttatttttattattattattattattattatttttgagatagagtctctgtcacccaggctggagtacagtggtgcgatctcagctcactgcaaactttgcctcctgggttcaagtgattcttctgcctcagcctcctgagtagctgggattataggtgcttgccaccataccaggctaatttttgtatttttagtagagatgggttttgccatgttggtcaggctggtctcgaactcctgacctcaggtgatccacctgcctaaagtgttgggattcaggcatgagccaccgcgcccagcccctagCTTCTTCCTAACAGCCATTTCCTAGTGTCTCCCCTGGTCCTTGCCTCTGTCGGTCTCACTCcagtttctctgcctcctccagggCCCTTTGTTTGCTCTCTTACCATCTCCCCTTTGGCTTCAGGGCCCTTTACGCTGCCTCTCACTTGCCCCGCACAGATCTTCAGCTTTGAGATCAATGTGAGCGTTGCCATTATCACCTTTGCCTCAGAGCCCAAAGTCCTCATGTCTGTCCTGAACGACAACTCCCGGGATATGACTGAGGTGATCAGCAGCCTGGAAAATGCCAACTATAAAGGTACGGGTGTCATCACGTGATGGTGATGAGAGAGGAGAAGATGGACCCTCTCAGGGCCTGCAAACAAATTCTGGATGAGTTAAAAAGAGAGTGAGGCCTCTTGGTGGCACCTGAGTCCCACGAGTCTGGGGTAGTTTCAACGTCCAGGGTTATGGTGGGGGAGTCCAGCTGCCCCCAGCTCATAGCTCATTCTGAGATGCTGCAGGTCCAAAGACACTGTGCAGGTCTTCAATTCCTTCCAGTTGCCAAAACCACACTGTCTGGTTTGCATGGCTGCACACTGCCATCTCCCCATGTCATTAGCCACCCATACACCATGTAAAGTGCCTGGTTGGCACTTAGCAAATGGCTGAAGCCACTCAAGGTTTTGGAAACCTCATCTTTGAATCTTGGGACTTTAGTGTGGTCTTGGATTGGGGTTATGcaatgaacatttcttttttcttcttcttttttttttttttgaggtggagtctcgcactgtcacccaggcttgagtgcagtggcacgatcttggctcactgcaacctctgcctccagggttcaggcaattctcctgcctcagcttcccgagtagctgagatttcgggcacctgccaccatgcctggctaattttttatatttttagttgagatggggtttcactatgttggtcaggctggtctcgtgatcctgactttgtgatccgcccacctcagcctcccaaagtgctgggattacaggcgtgaaccaccttgcccggccctaTGCAATGAACATTTCTAAGGTGGAAAGGCTTTTAAAGTTTGAACAAGCAATGATGCCACATCTCTATCTGAATGGCAAATGTCTGAGTTTATCAAAACAATCGATAAATTGCAtttccaggccgggtgcagtggctcatgcctgtagtaatcccagcactttgggaggctgagatgggcggatcacttgaggtcaggaaaccagcttggccaacatggtgaaaccccatctctactaaaaatacaaaaaattagctgggcatggtggctggcacctgtaatcccagctacttgggagactgaggcatgagaatcacttgaactggggaggtggaggttgcagtcagccaagatcacgccactatactctagcctgggtggcagagcgagactctctcaaaaaaaaaaaaaaaaattgcatttccaATAATTGGGGGAATAGAGTGATTCCCTACCCCTAGGTGGTAGGTGGGAAGTTTCTAAGAGAGTCCTTCCTTTTGGCATATTCCAGATCATGAAAATGGAACTGGGACTAACACCTATGCGGCCTTAAACAGTGTCTATCTCATGATGAACAACCAAATGCGACTCCTCGGCATGGAAACGATGGCCTGGCAGGAAATCCGACATGCCATCATCCTTCTGACAGATGGTGGGTATCATGGTCTCTGAGTGTGTCTGGAATAGTGGAAGGGGCACCAATATGGGGTCAGAAGCCCTGAATTCTGATTCTCCCTCTGCCTGCCACTTTGGGccccagttttgtttttgtttttagagatggggccttgctatgttgcccagctgatctcaaactcctggcttcaagcaatcctcctgcctcagcctcccaaagtgctgggattacaggcatgagccaccacacctggcccagtttcttatttataaaatagggccagtgtggtggcttatgcctgtagtcccagcactttgggaggccaaagcgggtggatcacttgaggttaggagtttgagatcagactggctaacatggtgaaaccccgtctctactaaaaatacaaaaccattagctgggtgtggtggcaggcgcctgtaatcccagctacttgggaggctgaggcaggagaattgcttgaacctgggaggcagaggttgcagtgagccaagatcatgccactgcactccagcctgggtgacagaccaagatcctaccttgtctcaaaataaaataaataaataaatagaattagtGTTGATGATGATGACCGTAACCACAATGACAGCAATGATGATCATGATGGCTGTCCTCCTTTCCTTACACAATTTTTATGGAAAGCTATTTAAGTTGCCTGTGTGAAAGTGCTCTGTGTTAGCTCTTGTTACCATCTGGGAGGTAACTTGGAGATAGATGAGGAAACGTGGCTCTTGAGCAGGAATGTCGAAGGGCACGGATGCAAGGAACAGTCTGTAGTGGATCTGGCCTTGTCATTTGCCTCTTGCTATTGTCCAAATTACACAGTTCCTCCAGGACTTAGTATATAAAATGAGGATACCCACTCTACCTGGGGtttcatgagaattaaatgagttaaagtaTAGGAAGCACCTGGCCTGGTGCCTGGAATGTAGAACATTTCAgtaaaagtgtgtatatatatatatgtatgtatatatatatatatgtatacatacatatatatatatatatttatttttttgagacagggtctcactctattgcccaggctggactacagtggtgcgatctcggctcactgcaacctctgcctcccaggctgaagcaattctcgtgcctcagcctccagagtagctgggactacaggcatgtgtcaccatgcctggctaatttttatttttattttttgagatggagtttcactcttgttgcccaggctggagtgcaatggcgcgatttcggctcaccgcaacctccgcctcccaggttcaagcgattctcctgcctcctgagtagctgggattacaggcatgtgccaccacacccggctaattttgtatatttagtagaggtgcggtttctccatgttggtcaagctggtctcaaactcccaacctcaggtgatccacctgccttggcctcccaaagtgctgggattacaggcatgagccaccatgcccggccacacctggctaattttttgtggttttagtagagacagggtttcaccatgttgcccaggctggtctggaactcctgagctcaggcaatccgccttcttcggtctcccaaagtgctaggattacaggtgtgagccaccatgcccagcctaaaagtaTATTTTGAAGCTCTCACAGGCAATGTAAATGTTGAGGTTCCCAGGCTAAATGCTTTCCTACTCTTCCAGGGCCTGGGGAAATCCTGATATTACCTAGAAGaattctttattctctttgttctAGGAAAGTCCAATATGGGTGGCTCTCCCAAGACAGCTGTTGACCATATCAGAGAGATCCTGAACATCAACCAGAAGAGGAATGACTATCTGGGTGAGCccctgccactgccaccacaTTTGTTCTGCTCCTGCAGAGGTCATGAGATCTTCAGCCAGGGATCCCAGCATCTTAGCTATGGTCCAGAGCCACATGGTTTTATTTCTGCGTTGTTCTGTACAAAGGCAACTCATGTTGAAGAGCCTGGGGTCAAACTACTGCCCATGGTCTCAAccttaccttctttttttttttttttttttttaagacagtgtctcactgacACTCAGAGTATATTCCTGGAAAGATGTCCACCCATGCCGGCCCAGAAGCTGGTCCAGAAAGTAACGATGTCCACCATGCCAccatgaagtgcagtggtgcaatcatagcttactgcagcctcaaattcctggtttcaagtgatcccctcaactcagcttcccaaagtggtaggattacaggtatgagccactatgctcagcccgtcttcacaaattttttaaaattaatttttaaattttttttgagacagaatcttgccgtgttgcccaggctggagtgcagtgactcgatctcaactcactgcaacctccacgtcctggcttcaaatgattctcctgcctcagcctccagagtagctgggattacaggtgtgtgccaccatgcccggctcatttttgcatttttaatagagacagagtttcaccatgttggcagtcTGGtgtcaaacccctggcctcaagtgatccgcctgccttggtctcccaaggtgctgggattacagataggcgtgagccactgtgcctggccaatttttaattttttaattattatttttaatcaacaGCTTTAGACAGAGAACCTTGGTTTCATCTTCAGTGGGCTGTGGCCATgggcagtttcttcatctgcaaaagggGAGTAGTACTAGGACCCAGCTCACAAGCTGACAGGGGAAGATGCTCAGACAAACACTGCCTGCCTGGCATAGAAAAATGCCCAGCATATGTTAGCCATGACCACGACCGTCGtcgttatcatcatcatcatcatcatagcaTCTCATGTTTCAGGAAACTTTCCAGGAAGAAGGGACCTCGATTCCCTCTGGGGAATGTCCCTGGTGGTTGCTCTTTCAGCAGCACAGCTGGCTAACTAAGGCTTTGGCAGTTGCAGCCTCTAAAGGAAAAATTCCTCAGGTTCAGACTAAACACAAATTGCACTGACCTTTGATCAGAAAGTAATTTCAGAGAGAGAGATGCTCAGACAGGGAGGGCAGCTGGTTTTGAGCCCCAACCTTTCATCTTCCCCTTAGCTCCTCTCCTTTCCATTCACActgccccctcccccatcacCTGGCCCTCGGGGGTAAGCTGATTCCTCTTTAAAACTCTGGCCCAAGGAAGACAAAATTTAAAGCCCACTCCCTTCCTCCTTAGCATCACTGGACCAAGGTCAAAtgctacaaaaacattttattgaaaataagcaGGAAACCAAACGAAAATAGTCAAAGAAAACGCACAAGGCACGATCGTTGTCTAGCTCCAACTGTAACTGTTTCTATCTGGGCCATTGCCAGATTGCCTCCTGGCTGAAGATCTCTTGGTCCACCTAAGCACCTTGCTTTTTACACACAACGCGGGGCTCTCTGAGAACAAAAATGGGCCACAAGGGGTGCAAAGGCTGGGAGAGGAGTAGACTCTGTGGTCTGTCTGAGGGCAGTTCTGACTGGCACCACAGTCGGAGGACAGGCGCGGCCTGTTGTGTGGGTCCAGGGCCTCCAGTGGGAAAACGTGGCTTTAGGCCCTTCTCCCAGATGCTACCTTTTACAGAGGAAGACCAGATCTGAGGTTTAGTTTCCATGTTGTGTTCTGAGTTCTTtctattcattcagtcatttaaaaGTACTTACCAAACTACCACAAACCTGGGTGGCTTAgaacacagaatttctttttcttacagttctggaggttagaagtctgaaatcaaggtgttggcagggccgtGCTTCCTCAGAAGGCTCTTGGGAAGAATTCTTTCCTGCCTTTTCCGGCTGCCGGCAGCTCCAACCTTGGCTTGCGGCAGCATAAACCcattctctgcctctgtcttcaacTCGCCTTCTTttctgtgtgtgcctctgtgtcaTTACATGCTGTTCTCTTATATAGATAGGAGACCCACTACCTGTGTCTTTGTGTccaaattcctttcttctttttctgttcatttgtttgagacagagtctcgctctgtcacccagaagcccaggctgcagtgcagtggcgggatcccggctcactgtaacctctgcctcctgggttcaggtgattctcgtgcctcagtctcccaagaagctgggattacaggcatgtgccaccatgcccggcaaatttttgtatttttagtagagacatggtctcgccatgttggctaggctggtcttaaactcctggcctcaaggcgatctgcctgccttcgccTCAAAAAaactgccgggattacaggcatgagtcaccaccatgcccagccagttcactttttttttttttttttttttttgagatggagtcttgctctgttgcccaggctggagtgcagtggtgcaatctcggctcactgcaacatccgcctcccggttcaagcgattctcctgcctcagcctcctgagtagctgggattacaggtgtgtgccagcatgtctggctaatttttgtatttttagtagagacagggtttcaccatgttggtcaggctggtcttgaattcctgacctcgtgatctgcccgcctcagcctcccagagtgctgggattacaggtgtgagccaccgtgcccggctcacctcttcttttttttttttttgagacggggttttgctcttgttgcccaggctggagtgcaatggcgcgatcttggctcaccacaaccaccgcctcctggtgattacaggtgtgagccaccacgcctggctctggcttacctcttcttataaggacctcAGTCATTGGATTAGAGCTCACCCTAATCTAGTATGACTtaatcttaacttgattacatctgcaaagaccctttttccaaataaagtcacagatactggggattaggactcgAACACATCTTTCTGGGGGACACAATTCCACCATTACAGGGAATAAACAGGATAAGAAAACCATAGAACCCAGCAGGTGGTAGGTGACACAAGCTAAggggtgttgccatgttgcccaggctggtctcaaacttctggcttcaagggatcctcccaccttgcctcccaaagtggggatGAAAGTTTGTCTGGGGCATTGCAGTTTTAGACAGGAAGAccagggaaggcctcactgagaaggtgacatttgagccaagACTTAAAAAGGTACGAAAGTGAGCCATGTGGAAGTCTGGGGGGGAGGAGTGAACTAGGCAGAGGCACAGCTGGGCAAAGGGCCTGAGGTGTGACCATGCCTATGGATTTGAGGAACTTCAAAGAGGCTGTGTGCTGCAGGAGAGTGAAGGGCAGGGAGTGgcaggaaatgaaggcagacagGTAGCAGTGGGGAGGACGCAGGGGTCCAGCTCATGTAGGTCTTGATTGGACACAGTGAGTTTCAGATGACAGCCTCCTGTCTCATGGGGTAGCCCCAAAGCCACAGGAGTCTGGTGATTTCCCTCTTCCCCACCAGACATCTATGCCATCGGGGTGGGCAAGCTGGATGTGGACTGGAGAGAACTGAATGAGCTAGGGTCCAAGAAGGATGGTGAGAGGCATGCCTTCATTCTGCAGGACACAAAGGCTCTGCACCAGGTCTTTGAACATATGCTGGGTGAGTGAGCTTTGCCCTCCTTGGTGTGGGGAGGATGGTGAGGAGCCCGCCAGAGGCCCGTGTTGGGAACCTGGACACAGTGCCCCTCACTTGCCTCCTTCCCCATCTGATCCTCACACCCACAGATGTCTCCAAGCTCACAGACACCATCTGCGGGGTGGGGAACATGTCAGCAAACGCCTCTGACCAGGAGAGGACACCCTGGCATGTCACTATTAAGGTACCAGGAAGGAGGGGCAGGGCTTGGATTCCAGAGGTAAAAGCGGCCATGGGCCAGACATACTGCAATCTCTGAAAATCACCTGTTCCCCTGCAGCCCAAGAGCCAAGAGACCTGCCGGGGGGCCCTCATCTCCGACCAATGGGTCCTGACAGCAGCTCATTGCTTCCGCGATGGCAACGACCACTCCCTGTGGAGGGTCAATGTGGGTAAGGCAGGGGATGCACCAGCCTCCTGATCCTGAAGCCACAGATCctaccacctcacccagcctctgGCCCCTGCAGGAGCCCTGGTCTAGCCTAATCTAGTGTATCATTTCCAGGAGACCCCAAATCCCAGTGGGGCAAAGAATTCCTTATTGAGAAGGCGGTGATCTCCCCAGGGTTTGATGTCTTTGCCAAAAAGAACCAGGGAATCCTGGAGTTCTATGGTGATGACATAGCTCTGCTGAAGCTGGCCCAGAAAGTAAAGATGTCCACCCATGCCAGGTGCCTGGAGTCTGGGATGGGAGGGTGCCCTGCAGGGAAGAGTGCTCTGGAGATCCCTGGAAGAGATACTGGGGACAGGCTGGTGTGACCCTTGCTCTTCTCCCCAGGCCCATCTGCCTTCCCTGCACGATGGAGGCCAATCTGGCTCTGCGGAGACCTCAAGGCAGCACCTGTAGGGACCATGGTGAGTGCTGGGACTTATGGTGCTTGAGAGCTGGGGCCGGGGTTTGGGGGTGATAACAAGGACTAGGCTGCAGTCCCCAAGCCAGGAACCTGGATTCTGGGTAAAAGGACCAGCACCAACATCCCCTTCTCTTGACTATAGAGAATGAACTGCTGAACAAACAGAGTGTTCCTGCTCATTTTGTCGCCTTGAATGGGAGCAAACTGAACATTAACCTTAAGATGGGAGTGGAGGTGAGGGTCTCAGGTTGGGGATGCTGGGATCCCCCTGTGACAGCTCCCAGAatgtctctcttccttctccaggTCTGGCTGCTTTCTCTCTCTGACGCGGGTCACCCCTCCTCCCAAGCCTCACAAACCTGCTAGGTGTCCCTGGGtctgcttattctttttttgttgttattgagatggagtcttgctctgtctcccaggctggagtgcagtggcacgacctcagctcactgcaacttctgcctcctgggttcaagcgattctcctacttcagcctcccgagtagctgagattacaggtgcccaccaccacaccagctaatttttgtatttttagtagagacgggatttcgccatgttggccaggatggtcttgaactcctgacctcaagtgatctgcctgcctcaacctcccaaagtgctgagattacaggcgtgagccactgcacccacccggGTCTGCTTATTCTACCCTTCTCTCTGGTTCCACCCCTGCTGCAGTGGACAAGCTGTGCCGAGGTTGTCTCCCAAGAAAAAACCATGTTCCCCAACTTGACAGATGTCAGGGAGGTGGTGACAGACCAGTTCCTATGCAGTGGGACCCAGGAGGATGAGAGTCCCTGCAAGGGTGAGTCCCTCACCATGCCTGGATTCCCAAGGGGAAGGCCACCTGTGTCTCTGTGGCCAGCATGCATGCCAGAACACCAGTCCACTGCCCTAGATGACACTGTCTCCTGTCACCCTTTGCTGGCAGGAGAATCTGGGGGAGCAGTTTTCCTTGAGCGGAGATTCAGGTTTTTTCAGGTGAGAAGGTAGAAGCTTGCAGGACCCAGGGGTTACAGGATCTCAGCCTTGTTGGGGGGATGAGGGAGGCCTTTGAGGGATCTAGGGAGGTTGGGGCTTACAGTTGGGGCTGTGGCAGCCTCCCAGCcagttctctccttttctccaggTGGGTCTGGTGAGCTGGGGTCTTTACAACCCCTGCCTTGGCTCTGCTGACAAAAACTCCCGCAAAAGGGCCCCTCGTAGCAAGGTCCCGCCGCCACGAGACTTTCACATCAATCTCTTCCGCATGCAGCCCTGGCTGAGGCAGCACCTGGGGGATGTCCTGAATTTTTTACCCCTCTAGCCATGGCCACTGAGCCCTCTGCTGCCCTGCCAGAATCTGCCGCCCCTCCATCTTCTACCTCTGAATGGCCACCCTTAGACCCTGTGATCCATCCTCTCTCCTAGCTGAGTAAATCCGGGTCTCTAGGATGCCAGAGGCAGCGCACACAAGCTGGGAAATCCTCAGGGCTCCTACCAGCAGGACTGCCTCGCTGCCCCACCTCCCGCTCCTTGGCCTGTCCCCAGATTCCTTCCCTGGTTGACTTGACTCATGCTTGTTTCACTTTCACATGGAATTTCCCAgttatgaaattaataaaaatcaatgGTTTCCACATCTCTCAGTGCCTCTATCTGGAGGCCAGGTAGGGCTGgccttgggggagggggaggccaGAATGACTCCAAGAGCTACAGGAAGGCAGGTCAGAGACCCCACTGGACAAACAGTGGCTGGACTCTGCACCATAACACACAATCAACAGGGGAGTGAGCTGGATCCTTATTTCTGGTCCCTAAGTGGGTGGTTTGGGCTTACTGGGGAGGAGCTAAGGCCGGAGAGGAGGTACTGAAGGGGAGAGTCCTGGACCTTTGGCAGCAAAGGGTGGGACTTCTGCAGTTTCTGTTTCCTTGACTGGCAGCTCAGCGGGGCCCTCCCGCTTGGATGTTCCGGGAAAGTGATGTGGGTAGGACAGGCGGGGCGAGCCGCAGGTGCCAGAACACAGATTGTATAAAAGGCTGGGGGCTGGTGGGGAGCAGGGGAAGGGAATGTGACCAGGTCTAGGTCTGGAGTTTCAGCTTGGACACTGAGCCAAGCAGACAAGCAAAGCAAGCCAGGACACACCATCCTGCCCCAGGCCCAGCTTCTCTCCTGCCTTCCAACGCCATGGGGAGCAATCTCAGCCCCCAACTCTGCCTGATGCCCTTTATCTTGGGCCTCTTGTCTGGAGGTAAGCGAGGGTAACCTTCCCTTCCTGCTGTCTCCAGCATCCCTCCTTGGCCTTTTGGGGCCAGGCTTCATCAGCCTTTCTCTTCAGGTGTGACCACCACTCCA
Proteins encoded in this window:
- the C2 gene encoding complement C2 isoform 4 (isoform 4 is encoded by transcript variant 4); this encodes MGTRSAIAAPRILCSRGLRSGSARATGSGVERSPSAAIFSFEINVSVAIITFASEPKVLMSVLNDNSRDMTEVISSLENANYKDHENGTGTNTYAALNSVYLMMNNQMRLLGMETMAWQEIRHAIILLTDGKSNMGGSPKTAVDHIREILNINQKRNDYLDIYAIGVGKLDVDWRELNELGSKKDGERHAFILQDTKALHQVFEHMLDVSKLTDTICGVGNMSANASDQERTPWHVTIKPKSQETCRGALISDQWVLTAAHCFRDGNDHSLWRVNVGDPKSQWGKEFLIEKAVISPGFDVFAKKNQGILEFYGDDIALLKLAQKVKMSTHARPICLPCTMEANLALRRPQGSTCRDHENELLNKQSVPAHFVALNGSKLNINLKMGVEWTSCAEVVSQEKTMFPNLTDVREVVTDQFLCSGTQEDESPCKGESGGAVFLERRFRFFQVGLVSWGLYNPCLGSADKNSRKRAPRSKVPPPRDFHINLFRMQPWLRQHLGDVLNFLPL
- the C2 gene encoding complement C2 isoform 5 (isoform 5 is encoded by transcript variant 5) — its product is MAGLLGAFSPTPAPRACTHPQHHGCARAADSGRPQEPPGLCLRRSANVRLPVGFAQAVRCPAPVSFENGIYTPRLGSYPVGGNVSFECEDGFILRGSPVRQCRPNGMWDGETAVCDNGAGHCPNPGISLGAVRTGFRFGHGDKVRYRCSSNLVLTGSSERECQGNGVWSGTEPICRQPYSYDFPEDVAPALGTSFSHMLGATNPTQKTKESLGRKIQIQRSGHLNLYLLLDCSQSVSENDFLIFKESASLMVDRIFSFEINVSVAIITFASEPKVLMSVLNDNSRDMTEVISSLENANYKDHENGTGTNTYAALNSVYLMMNNQMRLLGMETMAWQEIRHAIILLTDGKSNMGGSPKTAVDHIREILNINQKRNDYLDIYAIGVGKLDVDWRELNELGSKKDGERHAFILQDTKALHQVFEHMLDVSKLTDTICGVGNMSANASDQERTPWHVTIKPKSQETCRGALISDQWVLTAAHCFRDGNDHSLWRVNVGDPKSQWGKEFLIEKAVISPGFDVFAKKNQGILEFYGDDIALLKLAQKVKMSTHARPICLPCTMEANLALRRPQGSTCRDHENELLNKQSVPAHFVALNGSKLNINLKMGVEWTSCAEVVSQEKTMFPNLTDVREVVTDQFLCSGTQEDESPCKGESGGAVFLERRFRFFQVGLVSWGLYNPCLGSADKNSRKRAPRSKVPPPRDFHINLFRMQPWLRQHLGDVLNFLPL
- the C2 gene encoding complement C2 isoform 1 preproprotein (isoform 1 preproprotein is encoded by transcript variant 1), whose amino-acid sequence is MGPLMVLFCLLFLYPGLADSAPSCPQNVNISGGTFTLSHGWAPGSLLTYSCPQGLYPSPASRLCKSSGQWQTPGATRSLSKAVCKPVRCPAPVSFENGIYTPRLGSYPVGGNVSFECEDGFILRGSPVRQCRPNGMWDGETAVCDNGAGHCPNPGISLGAVRTGFRFGHGDKVRYRCSSNLVLTGSSERECQGNGVWSGTEPICRQPYSYDFPEDVAPALGTSFSHMLGATNPTQKTKESLGRKIQIQRSGHLNLYLLLDCSQSVSENDFLIFKESASLMVDRIFSFEINVSVAIITFASEPKVLMSVLNDNSRDMTEVISSLENANYKDHENGTGTNTYAALNSVYLMMNNQMRLLGMETMAWQEIRHAIILLTDGKSNMGGSPKTAVDHIREILNINQKRNDYLDIYAIGVGKLDVDWRELNELGSKKDGERHAFILQDTKALHQVFEHMLDVSKLTDTICGVGNMSANASDQERTPWHVTIKPKSQETCRGALISDQWVLTAAHCFRDGNDHSLWRVNVGDPKSQWGKEFLIEKAVISPGFDVFAKKNQGILEFYGDDIALLKLAQKVKMSTHARPICLPCTMEANLALRRPQGSTCRDHENELLNKQSVPAHFVALNGSKLNINLKMGVEWTSCAEVVSQEKTMFPNLTDVREVVTDQFLCSGTQEDESPCKGESGGAVFLERRFRFFQVGLVSWGLYNPCLGSADKNSRKRAPRSKVPPPRDFHINLFRMQPWLRQHLGDVLNFLPL
- the C2 gene encoding complement C2 isoform 2 precursor (isoform 2 precursor is encoded by transcript variant 2) — encoded protein: MGPLMVLFCLLFLYPAGHCPNPGISLGAVRTGFRFGHGDKVRYRCSSNLVLTGSSERECQGNGVWSGTEPICRQPYSYDFPEDVAPALGTSFSHMLGATNPTQKTKESLGRKIQIQRSGHLNLYLLLDCSQSVSENDFLIFKESASLMVDRIFSFEINVSVAIITFASEPKVLMSVLNDNSRDMTEVISSLENANYKDHENGTGTNTYAALNSVYLMMNNQMRLLGMETMAWQEIRHAIILLTDGKSNMGGSPKTAVDHIREILNINQKRNDYLDIYAIGVGKLDVDWRELNELGSKKDGERHAFILQDTKALHQVFEHMLDVSKLTDTICGVGNMSANASDQERTPWHVTIKPKSQETCRGALISDQWVLTAAHCFRDGNDHSLWRVNVGDPKSQWGKEFLIEKAVISPGFDVFAKKNQGILEFYGDDIALLKLAQKVKMSTHARPICLPCTMEANLALRRPQGSTCRDHENELLNKQSVPAHFVALNGSKLNINLKMGVEWTSCAEVVSQEKTMFPNLTDVREVVTDQFLCSGTQEDESPCKGESGGAVFLERRFRFFQVGLVSWGLYNPCLGSADKNSRKRAPRSKVPPPRDFHINLFRMQPWLRQHLGDVLNFLPL
- the C2 gene encoding complement C2 isoform 3 (isoform 3 is encoded by transcript variant 3) is translated as MRALCIRETCSSELGFSRNWSRRKAGHCPNPGISLGAVRTGFRFGHGDKVRYRCSSNLVLTGSSERECQGNGVWSGTEPICRQPYSYDFPEDVAPALGTSFSHMLGATNPTQKTKDHENGTGTNTYAALNSVYLMMNNQMRLLGMETMAWQEIRHAIILLTDGKSNMGGSPKTAVDHIREILNINQKRNDYLDIYAIGVGKLDVDWRELNELGSKKDGERHAFILQDTKALHQVFEHMLDVSKLTDTICGVGNMSANASDQERTPWHVTIKPKSQETCRGALISDQWVLTAAHCFRDGNDHSLWRVNVGDPKSQWGKEFLIEKAVISPGFDVFAKKNQGILEFYGDDIALLKLAQKVKMSTHARPICLPCTMEANLALRRPQGSTCRDHENELLNKQSVPAHFVALNGSKLNINLKMGVEWTSCAEVVSQEKTMFPNLTDVREVVTDQFLCSGTQEDESPCKGESGGAVFLERRFRFFQVGLVSWGLYNPCLGSADKNSRKRAPRSKVPPPRDFHINLFRMQPWLRQHLGDVLNFLPL